The Deltaproteobacteria bacterium genome includes the window TCTACGCCGGCTACTTCCAGGGGATCGAGGAGCGGTACGAGTCGCTGCTGCGCTGGATCTCGTTCCTCCTTTCGACCCCCGTCGTCTTCTACTCCGGGGCGCCGTTCCTCCGGGGCGCCTTCCTGGGAGGCCGCAGCGGCACGTTCGGCATGGACGCGCTGGTGGCCCTCGGCACCCTCTCCGCGTACGGGTACAGCGCCGTCTCCATCTTCCTCGGCGGGGAGATCTACTTCGACACGGCGACGATGATCGTGACGCTGATCCTCCTCGGGAGGTTCATCGAGGCGGGCGCGAGGAACCGGGCCGCGGAGACGATCTCCCGTCTGGTCCGCACGGCCCCGGCCCGGGCGCGAAGGATCCTCCCGGGCGGCGAGGCCGAGGAGGTGCCGACGGCGTCGCTTTCCCCGGGGGACGTCGTGGAAGTCGTGCCGGGGGACCGGGTACCGGCGGACGGAAAGGTGACGGGCGGGATATCGGAGATCGACGAGTCGCTGCTGACCGGCGAGTCGGCGCCGGTCGCGAAGCGCGAGGGGGACGAGATCGTCGCCGGTTCCCTGAACGGGACGGGACGCCTTCTCGTATCCGTGACGCGCGCCGGGTCGGACACGGTCCTCGCCCGGATCGCCCGGGCGGTCGAGGAGGCGCAGGCGCGCAAGGCGGGCGTGCAGCGGATCGCCGACCGGGTCGTGCGGATCTTCGTCCCGGCGTCTCGTCGGCTCCACGGCCGCCCAGTCGCGGGGAGTGCTGGTCCGCGGCGGGGACGTCCTGGAGCGGGCGGCGAAAGTGCGATGCGTCCTGCTGGACAAGACCGGCACGCTGACCGCGGGACGGCCGCGGCTGACCGACGCGCTCGGATTCGGCGTCGCCTCCGGGGAGGCGCTCCTCCTCGCCGCCTCGGTCGAGGCGGCGTCCGAGCACGCCATCGGCCGCGCGATCGCCGACGCGGTTCCGCGGGAGCGCCGTCTCGCCGTGGAGCGTTTCCGCGCGCACCCGGGGGAGGGAGTCGAGGGGGAGATCGGCGGCGTGCGCCACCTGCTGGGCAGCCCGTAGTTCCTCGCGCGGTCCGGGATCGGAATCGGGCCGGAGGCGGACGCGGCGTACCGCGGACTGGCCTCGTCCCGGAGGACGACGGTGCTTCTCTCCGACGGTTCCCGCGTCATCGGGCTGTTCGCGACGGAGGATGCGCTGCGGCCGGAGGCGGCGGAGGCGGTGCGGGCGCTTCGGAACGCGGGGATCGAGGTCGTCATGGCGACGGGGGACGACCCCGCGGTCGCGTCCCGCGTGGCGGCGGAGGCCGGCATTTCGGAGATCCGCGCGCGGGTGACTCCGGAGGGGAAGCGCGCCGAGGTCCGGGAGGCGAGACGGCGGCACGGCCCCGTGCTGGCCGCGGGGGACGGAGTCAACGACGCCCCCGCGCTCGCGGAGGCCGACGTCGGGGTGGCGATGGGGGGCGGAACGGGAGTCGCGATCGAGTCCGCCGGCGCCGCGCTGATCGGCGAGGATCTGCGGAGGATTCCCGCCTTCCTCTCGCTGTCCCGGACCGTTTTCCGGGTGATCCGGCAGAACCTGTTCTGGGCCTTCTCCTACAACCTCGTCGCCATCCCGCTCGCGGCGGCCGGGATGCTCCACCCCATCGCCGCGGCGGCGTTCATGGCCGGGAGCTCCCTCCTGGTGGTGGGAAACTCGCTGCGGATCCGGAGGTGACCTTGGGGACGACGCTCCTTCTCATCGGCATCTCGGTGGCCCTGGGCGCCGGCGCGTGGCTCCTCTTCCTGTGGGCGGTCAAGAGCGACCAGTACGACGACGTGGAGCGGCCCAAGCACCGGATGATGGACGACGAATAGCGCTTCAGGGATTCCCGACCGGCTCCCGCCCCCGGGCCGGACCCAGCACGGATTCGAGGACCTCCCGCAACTCCCGGATCCGGTACGGCTTCGCGATCACTCCGTGGAATCCGTGCCGGTGGTGGTCCGCCATCACCGGATCGGTCGAATATCCGCTGGAGACGATGGCCTTCCCGGGATCGTCAAGTCCATGATGACGGCGGAATACGGCCGGCCGCACGATTTCGCCGACCGGTACTCCTCCAGCGCGTCCTCCCCCCCCTCGACGGACACCGCGTCGTATCCGAGGTGGCCGAGGAACTCGACCGCCACGTCGCGGACCATCGCCTCGTCGTCCATGACCAGAACGCGCGTTTTCTCCCGGGGCGGAGGCTCCCGCGGCGCGGCCGCATCGGCCGCTGCGACCGCGGACGCGGGCAGATAGATCCGGAAGGTCGTCCCGTGCCCCCTCCTCGAATCCACCGTGATGAGGCCTCCGTGCTGTTTCAGGACCGAGTACGCCGTCGCGAGCCCGAGGCCGCTTCCTCCGGCCTTCGTCGTGTAGAACGGGTCGAAGATCTTGTGGATGGACTCCTTCGGTATCCCGACCCCGGTGTCCTCGACCGACACCAGGACGAACGGACCCGGTTCGAGCGGGAGCGGATCTCCGGGCCCGATCTCGACGTTCCCGGCCGACAGCCGGATCGTTCCTCCGCCGGGCATCGCCTGCTCCGCGTTGGCGACGATGTTGTCGAACACCTGCGCGATCTGCGCCTCGTCGATTTCCACCGGCGCGAGGTCCGCCGGCAGGTCGATCTCGACCCGGACCGACTCCCCTCCCGGGAACCGGTCCGCCGCGTTCCGGAGGATGCCGGCGAGCGGCATCGTTTTCCGGACCGGCGCCCCTCCCTCGGAGAAGGTGAGCAGCTGGCGGGTGAGCTCGCGCGCCCGCAGGCACGCCTTCTCGGCGCGGTCCAGGTTCCCCTGGATGTCCGTCGGCGACGCGGAGCGGATGCGCGCCATCGAGATGTTCCCCAGGATCCCGGTCAGCAGGTTGTTGAAGTCGTGCGCGATCCCTCCCGCGAGGACGCCGATCGACTCGAGCTTCTCCGCCTTCAGGTGCTCCTCCACGTGGAGCTTCCGGGCCGTCACGTCGTGGCAGATGATCCGCACCGCCACGCACTCCCCGTCGACCCGCCTCGGGGTCGCGTTCCCCTCGACGAGGATCCTTCCCCCGTCCTTCGCGAGGAGCTCCTCCGAGGGGACGACGTCGAACAGGGTGAGGCGGTCCACATCCTCCACCCGGTACCCCAGCGTCTCGAGCCACGTCCGGTTGACGTACAGGAACTTCCCGTCCGGGGACACCGTCTGGATGAACTCCATGGCGTTGTCGAAGAAATCCCGCAGCTCCTCCTCGACGCGGGCCCTTTCGCCCACCTCGTTCCGCAGCCGCTGGTTCGTCTCGTTCAGGTTCTCGAGCACGCGGGAGAAGGACGTCGCGATCGTCCCGATCGGGTCGTACCCGATGAGGTCGAGGTCCCCGAGCGCGTCGGCGTTGAGGGTCGGGCACTTCATGAGGACGAGGAGCTCGTCGGTCTTCGCGCGGATGTACCGCATGAAGAGGTCGCGTTCCTCGGCGAGCCGCCGGATCTCCGCGTGGAGACGCCCGGATTCCTCCGCGGGGACGGTCATGTCCTTCCCTCCTCCCCCGCCTCCGGGACCGCCACGCGGAGCAGGTAATGCCCATCCGGATGTTCGACGGTCACCGCGTACCCCATGTTCCGGGCCGCTTCGGAAATCGTCGGCACCGAATCGCGGTTGTCCGTCCGGATCGCGATCTCGCACTCGCCCGAAGCGAGGCCCGCGTGGTGCTCTCCGAGCGATTTCAGCGCAAGGAAGAGCGCCGCGGGGCACACCTGCCCCCTCAGGTCCAGCTCCACCGTGCGCGTCGACGCGATCGGCATCGAGCCTCCCTCCTTCAGAGAATCTTCGCCATCAACCGGCCGCCCACCCACGCTCCCGGGAACAACCCGGCCGCGAACAGAAGGCTCGGCAACGCGAGGATCGGCACCCCTCCCAGCAGGTGCCACGCGTTGCATCCGCCGCCCAGCCGCGAGGAAAGCGCCATCAGGACTCCACCGGAGAATCCGGCCAGAAGCTGTACGGCGGGGATCCTCCGGCGGAACGTAAGCTCGGAGACGAGGACGGCGGAGAGGGCGCCCCCGAGGAGGATCCCGGCGATCACGGGGAGCTGGACGGCGGAGATGTAGTCCGGCGCCGGGCCGGGTCCCCCCAGCAGCAGTTCCCCGGTGCCGGGGTGGACGACGGAGAGCGGCGTGGAGCGGAAGAACGCCAGCGACTCGAAATGGCGGGGAGCGAGGAGCGACTCCACCCAGCCCGCCATCTTGGAGTAGCTCGTGGTGATCCCGATCGGCATCCCCGTGAGGGAGCAGTACCCGGTTCCCAGGAGGGCCAGCGCGAACGCGGCCGCCCACGGAGGCACGTACCCCCTGGGAAGATCGCCGCGCCGCGACCACTTCCCCTCCCTTCGCCACCGGGCGAAGAGGAATGAAGCCGGGACGGCGATCGCGAAAACGACGATCCCCGGATCCACCGCCAGCAGCAGGGGGAACGTGACCGCGTCGACGGGCAGCCGCATGGCCGCCCGCAGCGAGGACCAGAGGGGGTGGAACTCCGCGTACGCGGCGCTCCCCGCGATCAACCCCAGGATCGCCGCCGCCGCCGGAAGGTTGCCCGCCCCCGTCTTGTACAGGGTGCCGACCACGCAGCCGCCCGCGAGCACCATTCCGACCCCGAAGACCATTCCACCCCCCAGGTGCGCCGCCGAGGGGGGCCCGAGCAGCGGAAACGGATGGAACGGGAGAAGGCCGAGCCGCCTCGCCCCCTCGAAGAGGACCATCGAGGCGACGACGGCAAGCAGGAGGTTCCTCGCAAGAAACGCGTCGCGGAAAAGGAACACGTCGCGGAAGGCGCCGGCGAGGCAGAAACCGGAGCGGTGCATGAGGAATCCGGCGATTCCCCCGACCGCCAGCCCCGAAGCGAGGATGTGCCCCCAGGATTCCATGGTGATTCCATTCGGCAAATGATTTCGAATTCTTCAGTGACGAATGGCCAGGACCGCGAGCGCCTCCACGTGGTGGGTATTCGGAAAGAAATCGTGCATTTCGAGGGAGTCGAGCGCGTAGAGGTCGGACAGCGCACGGACGTCGCGCGCCAGCGTCGACGGATTGCAGGACACGTAGCAGATCCGCCCCGGGCGGACCTCCCGCACGAGGGACGCCGCCTTCGGGGAGAGGCCGGAGCGCGGAGGGTCCAGGACCAGCTCGTCGAACCTTCCGTCCGGCCGGAACGATTCCACCCGCGCGCGCACCGGGGACACGTTCGCGATCCGGTTCTCCCGGATGTTCCGGCGCAGGCCGGAAAACGCGCGGGGGTCCCCCTCGACCGCCACGACCTCCCGGAACGAGGCCGACAGCGGCAGCGCGAAGTTCCCCGCCCCCGCGTACAGGTCCAGCAACCTCCCTCCCGACCCGTCGCGGAGGATCCCGGCGACGCGGCGGACGAGCGAAAGGTTCACGCCCCAGTTCGCCTGGAAGAAGCCGCGCGGCGACACGGCGTACGACATCCCCTCGAGCGGAAGGGAGAGGCTCTCCGTTCCCGTGCGGCGGTCCTCGAACACGGCGCCCGCGAGGGTGCCGCGGAACCGCGGGGCGAAGCGGGCGTCGTACCGGACGCCGGGAAACCAGGCGAGGACCCGCTCTCCGTCGGTCGCCACGTGAATCCCGGAGACCGGCGCGATCCGTCCCAGGCCCCGCAGGGCCGGAACGGCCCGGTTGATCGCGTCGGCCATCAGCGGGCACCGCGAAACGGGGACCAGCCGGCGCGAACGCTCGGCGTGGAACCCGACCGCCTCCCCGTCCGTCTGGAACTGACCCCGGAACCGGTACCCGAACGGCCCGCCCGGGGGGGCGATCTCGGGCGAAGCGTCCATCCGCGCGATCCGGCGGAACGACTCCCGGAGGATCTCCCGCTTCATCTCGAGCTGGAACGGATACGCGGCGTGCTGGAGCTGGCACCCGCCGCACGCGCCGAAGACCTCGCAGGGCGGTTCCGCCCGGTGGGGCGACGGCGACACGATCTCCACGGCCTCCGCGAACGCGTAATCCTTCCTCCGCGCCCCGAGGCGCACCGTGACGGTTTCCCCCGGCAGGGCTCCCCGGACGAAGAGGACGCCCACCCCTTCCGCCCGGGCCAGCGCGTACCCCCCGTGCACCGGCGCGACCGTCGCGACCGTGATTTGTTCCCCCGGCGGGCCCCCCATTCGCCGCACCCTCCCGGCGACCATTATCGCGCGGCGGCCGCCGGGCCGGGGATGAATTTCGGCCGGTGCGCCGGGCCGGGCCCCTGTGGTACATTGGGCGTACTCCAAGAAGAAGGAACGGTCGGAATGCCCTCCACTCCCGGAACGCTCTCGGAGTTCCTCCACTCCTCCACCCGGTACGCGGAATTCCTCGAATACGTCGTGCGGACGTGCCCGGAGGGGATCATCGCCAACGACACCGACGGAAGCATCTTCCTGTTCAACGCCAGCGCGGAGCGGATCTTCGGCTATTCGTCGGACGATGTCCTCGGAAAGATGAACGCCTCCCGCCTCTACCCGCCCGGGGGGGCGCGCGAGGTGAAGGAGTTCCTCTACTCCGAGGAGTACGGCGGGCGCGGACGGCTGGTGGACTTCGAGACGGAAGTGGTCGCCGCGGGCGGCAGACGGCTGCCGATCCGGCTGTGCTGCGCCCTGCTGATCGAGGACGGCCGCGAGATCGGCACGATCGGGTTCTTCACCGACATCTCGGTGCGGAAGGCGCTCCTGGAGCGGTTCCTCGAATCCGAGGAACGGTTCCGCGGGATCTTCGAGACCGCGCGGGACGCCATCGTGAGCGTCGCGGAAACCGGGAAGGTGCTGATGGCCAACCGGGCCGCGCAGGAGATGCTCGGGTACTCGGAGCGGGAGCTCGTCGGCATGGACGCGGTCCGCCTCTTCCCCCCCCGGTATTCCGACTACTGGAAGGAGCTGGTCCTGTACGTGTCCCGCCGGGAGCAGGGAGACCAGCGGAGGAACATCGAGCTTTCGGCCGTCACGAAATCGGACGTGGAGATCCCGATCCAGCTGTCGCTGGCGGAGAAGGCGGTCCGGGGGGAGCGGATCCTGACCGCCATCCTCCGGGACATCGCCGACCGGAAGGCGCTCGAGGAGGACCTTCGCCTCCAGTCGATCACCGACGGGCTCACGGGCCTCTACAACCGGCGCCACTTCCTCTCCCTCGCCCAGAAGGAGATGGACCGGGCGGTCCGGAACAAGGTCCCCTTCTCGATCCTGCTGATCGACGTGGACCGGTTCAAGCAGTTCAACGACGCGTTCGGCCACGCCGAGGGCGACAAGGTCCTGAAGTGCCTCGGGGACGCGATCCGGGAGAACATCCGGACGCTGGACACCGGCTTCCGGTACGGCGGGGAGGAGTTCCTCGTGCTGCTCCCGGAGACCGCGGCGACGGGCGCCCTCGTCCCGGCGGAGCGGCTGCGGATCCGCTTCTCCGAGATCCCGTTCACCACCCGCCCCGACGAGGAGGCCCGATCGGTCACCCTGTCGATCGGAGTTGCGGAGTATCGCGCCGGGGACACGATCGAGAACCTGTTCCGGGCGGCCGACCGCGCCATGTACGCCGCGAAGAACGCCGGCAGGAACCGCGTCGTGAGCTTCGAACAGATCGTCCGCCGGGCATAGCGGATGCGGCCCGACGCGGATCGACGGACGGACCGGGACATCCTCCGTTGCGTCCGGGACGCTTCCGGGCACGCCCGGGAAAACCTCGCGTGGCTCCGCGCGAGCATGGCCCCGATCTTCTTCCAGACGTTGCGGGAGGAGCCCGAGGCGATCGCCACCCTCTGCCTCCACCTGGCGGACCTCTCGAAGAACCGGTACCTCGTGCTGGCCGACCGGGAGAAGGAGATGATGATCGCCCGGCTCTCGGCGCCGGGATCCCTCTACGAGACCCTCCGGCTGCTCGGCCCCCGCGAGATCTCGTACGCGGAGATCGCGCACTCCTACGCGCCCGTCCCGGGAACGGACCGGGACCTCGAGTTCCAGCGGTACGAGTTCGACCGGAAGGACGACGCCGACGACTCCCCCGGCGGGACCGTTCCCATGCCGTCCGGGTTGCGCCGTCCCATCGTGGCGAGCCTCGCGGGTTTCTCC containing:
- a CDS encoding cation-translocating P-type ATPase; this encodes MLVRGGDVLERAAKVRCVLLDKTGTLTAGRPRLTDALGFGVASGEALLLAASVEAASEHAIGRAIADAVPRERRLAVERFRAHPGEGVEGEIGGVRHLLGSP
- a CDS encoding class I SAM-dependent RNA methyltransferase produces the protein MGGPPGEQITVATVAPVHGGYALARAEGVGVLFVRGALPGETVTVRLGARRKDYAFAEAVEIVSPSPHRAEPPCEVFGACGGCQLQHAAYPFQLEMKREILRESFRRIARMDASPEIAPPGGPFGYRFRGQFQTDGEAVGFHAERSRRLVPVSRCPLMADAINRAVPALRGLGRIAPVSGIHVATDGERVLAWFPGVRYDARFAPRFRGTLAGAVFEDRRTGTESLSLPLEGMSYAVSPRGFFQANWGVNLSLVRRVAGILRDGSGGRLLDLYAGAGNFALPLSASFREVVAVEGDPRAFSGLRRNIRENRIANVSPVRARVESFRPDGRFDELVLDPPRSGLSPKAASLVREVRPGRICYVSCNPSTLARDVRALSDLYALDSLEMHDFFPNTHHVEALAVLAIRH
- a CDS encoding sulfurtransferase TusA family protein codes for the protein MPIASTRTVELDLRGQVCPAALFLALKSLGEHHAGLASGECEIAIRTDNRDSVPTISEAARNMGYAVTVEHPDGHYLLRVAVPEAGEEGRT
- the ccoS gene encoding cbb3-type cytochrome oxidase assembly protein CcoS: MGTTLLLIGISVALGAGAWLLFLWAVKSDQYDDVERPKHRMMDDE
- a CDS encoding diguanylate cyclase, which produces MPSTPGTLSEFLHSSTRYAEFLEYVVRTCPEGIIANDTDGSIFLFNASAERIFGYSSDDVLGKMNASRLYPPGGAREVKEFLYSEEYGGRGRLVDFETEVVAAGGRRLPIRLCCALLIEDGREIGTIGFFTDISVRKALLERFLESEERFRGIFETARDAIVSVAETGKVLMANRAAQEMLGYSERELVGMDAVRLFPPRYSDYWKELVLYVSRREQGDQRRNIELSAVTKSDVEIPIQLSLAEKAVRGERILTAILRDIADRKALEEDLRLQSITDGLTGLYNRRHFLSLAQKEMDRAVRNKVPFSILLIDVDRFKQFNDAFGHAEGDKVLKCLGDAIRENIRTLDTGFRYGGEEFLVLLPETAATGALVPAERLRIRFSEIPFTTRPDEEARSVTLSIGVAEYRAGDTIENLFRAADRAMYAAKNAGRNRVVSFEQIVRRA
- a CDS encoding PAS domain S-box protein, whose protein sequence is MTVPAEESGRLHAEIRRLAEERDLFMRYIRAKTDELLVLMKCPTLNADALGDLDLIGYDPIGTIATSFSRVLENLNETNQRLRNEVGERARVEEELRDFFDNAMEFIQTVSPDGKFLYVNRTWLETLGYRVEDVDRLTLFDVVPSEELLAKDGGRILVEGNATPRRVDGECVAVRIICHDVTARKLHVEEHLKAEKLESIGVLAGGIAHDFNNLLTGILGNISMARIRSASPTDIQGNLDRAEKACLRARELTRQLLTFSEGGAPVRKTMPLAGILRNAADRFPGGESVRVEIDLPADLAPVEIDEAQIAQVFDNIVANAEQAMPGGGTIRLSAGNVEIGPGDPLPLEPGPFVLVSVEDTGVGIPKESIHKIFDPFYTTKAGGSGLGLATAYSVLKQHGGLITVDSRRGHGTTFRIYLPASAVAAADAAAPREPPPREKTRVLVMDDEAMVRDVAVEFLGHLGYDAVSVEGGEDALEEYRSAKSCGRPYSAVIMDLTIPGRPSSPADIRPIR
- a CDS encoding HAD-IC family P-type ATPase; the encoded protein is MLLSDGSRVIGLFATEDALRPEAAEAVRALRNAGIEVVMATGDDPAVASRVAAEAGISEIRARVTPEGKRAEVREARRRHGPVLAAGDGVNDAPALAEADVGVAMGGGTGVAIESAGAALIGEDLRRIPAFLSLSRTVFRVIRQNLFWAFSYNLVAIPLAAAGMLHPIAAAAFMAGSSLLVVGNSLRIRR
- a CDS encoding YeeE/YedE family protein, whose translation is MESWGHILASGLAVGGIAGFLMHRSGFCLAGAFRDVFLFRDAFLARNLLLAVVASMVLFEGARRLGLLPFHPFPLLGPPSAAHLGGGMVFGVGMVLAGGCVVGTLYKTGAGNLPAAAAILGLIAGSAAYAEFHPLWSSLRAAMRLPVDAVTFPLLLAVDPGIVVFAIAVPASFLFARWRREGKWSRRGDLPRGYVPPWAAAFALALLGTGYCSLTGMPIGITTSYSKMAGWVESLLAPRHFESLAFFRSTPLSVVHPGTGELLLGGPGPAPDYISAVQLPVIAGILLGGALSAVLVSELTFRRRIPAVQLLAGFSGGVLMALSSRLGGGCNAWHLLGGVPILALPSLLFAAGLFPGAWVGGRLMAKIL